In Leifsonia sp. ZF2019, a genomic segment contains:
- a CDS encoding J domain-containing protein, with protein MSDSPAAATPYEVLGVRSSATQEELRRAYRRLARQTHPDTGGTAAAFQAVQEAWELVGDPDDRARYDRGETVTVDAVAGEHDGTGGGFSATFHATRSTRGATVRARSYGHPGGRARERYLTLLREWVGRGTELEDPYDPALVRSAPREIRGLLAEALAEEATARSVSGLGIGFTIWNDVAVHPASDAKLDHIVLGPAGLFALRSADWGSEVKLAKGELVGPGIDRDEEPFHDLHRAAKSFGRQAGVRFTTLIVVVPDADLAVPVDVIQRGRLAGSLVVRRSVLPTILRDGANAAARESVDRAFEVRTRLQEAVRFV; from the coding sequence ATGAGCGACAGTCCGGCCGCAGCCACCCCGTACGAGGTGCTCGGTGTCCGCTCCAGTGCGACCCAGGAGGAGCTGCGCCGCGCCTACCGCCGCCTGGCGCGGCAGACCCACCCCGACACCGGCGGCACCGCCGCCGCGTTCCAGGCGGTGCAGGAGGCGTGGGAGCTCGTCGGCGACCCGGACGACCGCGCCCGCTACGACCGGGGCGAGACCGTCACCGTCGACGCCGTCGCGGGGGAGCACGACGGCACGGGAGGCGGATTCAGCGCGACCTTCCACGCGACGCGTTCCACGCGCGGGGCGACGGTGCGCGCCCGCAGCTACGGGCATCCGGGAGGTCGCGCGCGCGAGCGCTACCTCACGCTGCTGCGCGAATGGGTCGGACGCGGAACCGAGCTCGAGGACCCCTACGATCCCGCCCTCGTGCGCTCTGCGCCGCGCGAGATCCGCGGGCTCCTCGCGGAGGCGCTCGCCGAGGAGGCCACGGCGCGCTCCGTGTCGGGTCTCGGCATCGGCTTCACGATCTGGAACGACGTCGCCGTGCATCCGGCATCGGACGCCAAGCTCGACCACATCGTGCTCGGCCCGGCCGGGCTGTTCGCGCTCCGCTCCGCCGACTGGGGTTCCGAGGTCAAGCTCGCCAAGGGAGAGCTCGTCGGCCCGGGCATCGATCGCGACGAGGAGCCGTTCCACGATCTCCATCGCGCCGCGAAGAGCTTCGGGCGGCAGGCCGGCGTGCGCTTCACGACGCTCATCGTCGTCGTGCCCGACGCCGACCTGGCCGTGCCCGTCGACGTGATCCAGCGCGGCCGGTTGGCGGGATCCCTCGTCGTCCGGCGCTCCGTGCTGCCCACGATCCTCCGCGACGGGGCGAACGCCGCCGCCCGCGAGAGCGTCGACCGGGCGTTCGAGGTGCGCACCCGCCTGCAGGAGGCCGTCCGCTTCGTCTAG
- a CDS encoding DUF72 domain-containing protein, with protein sequence MVRRTRGTARVGIAGWTYAPWRGVFYPNGLPHRAELAYAAERLDSIELNGSFYSLQRPTSWRRWAAETPDDFVFSIKGGRYITHILRLRNTREALANFFASGMLTLGPKLGPLLWQLPPNLPLDPEALDAFLAGLPTTTREAASLASESTLDEDRRDATTPADVPLRHAVEARHPSFADPEFARIARAHGVAVVVADTAGRYPMLREVTAGFVYARLHGDEELYTSGYTDEALDRWATDIDRWLDDGLDVYAYFDNDVKVCAPYDAMGLRERLVGPARP encoded by the coding sequence ATGGTGCGGCGGACGCGTGGGACCGCCCGGGTCGGGATCGCCGGCTGGACCTATGCGCCGTGGCGCGGGGTCTTCTACCCGAACGGCCTGCCGCACCGCGCCGAGCTGGCCTACGCGGCCGAGCGCCTCGACTCGATCGAGCTCAACGGGAGCTTCTACTCCCTGCAGCGGCCCACCAGCTGGCGCAGATGGGCGGCGGAGACCCCCGATGATTTCGTGTTCTCCATCAAGGGCGGCCGCTACATCACGCACATCCTCCGCCTGAGGAACACGCGGGAGGCGCTCGCGAACTTCTTCGCGTCCGGGATGCTGACCCTCGGACCCAAGCTCGGCCCGCTGCTGTGGCAGCTGCCGCCGAACCTGCCCCTCGACCCCGAGGCGCTGGACGCCTTCCTGGCCGGCCTGCCCACGACCACCCGGGAGGCCGCCTCGCTCGCCTCCGAGAGCACGCTCGACGAGGACCGACGGGATGCCACGACCCCCGCCGACGTCCCGCTGCGGCACGCGGTGGAGGCGCGCCATCCGTCGTTCGCCGACCCGGAGTTCGCTCGCATCGCCCGCGCGCACGGGGTCGCGGTCGTCGTCGCCGACACCGCAGGACGGTACCCGATGCTGCGGGAGGTCACCGCCGGCTTCGTCTATGCGCGCCTGCACGGCGACGAGGAGCTCTACACGAGCGGCTACACCGACGAGGCGCTCGACCGCTGGGCGACGGACATCGACCGCTGGCTCGACGACGGACTCGATGTCTACGCGTACTTCGACAACGACGTGAAGGTGTGCGCACCCTACGACGCGATGGGCCTGCGCGAGCGCCTCGTCGGTCCGGCCCGACCCTAG
- the crtI gene encoding phytoene desaturase family protein, with the protein MSGSRRAVVIGGGIAGLASAALLARDGHEVTLLEQSDALGGRAGSWERAGFRWDTGPSWYLMPEVFDHFFRLLGTTTAEQLDLVTLDPGYRVFSEDGRSPLDIRADGAANRELFESVEPGAGAALDRYLARARETYAMAVSSFLYGTFASFRPFLSGRILRRAGRLVRLLLEPLDRYVAGFVRDVRLRQILGYPAVFLGTSPDRAPSMYSLMSHLDLEDGVRYPMGGFTALIDRVAALAAEAGAELVTGARVTAIRTARGPARARARATGVSYVDATGAVRELDADLVVSAADLHLTETRLVPPELRTHPERAWEKRDPGPGVVLVLLGVRGSLPQLTHHNLFFTTDWEANFDRIYGASPGIPDPASLYVCKPSETDPSVAPEGHENLFVLVPVPADESIGSGGVDGGGDRLVERTADAAIAQIAEWAGIPDLADRIVVRRTLGPEDFSRDLGAWRGGALGPAHTLRQSAFLRPGNASARIDGLLYAGCSTIPGIGLPMCLISAELAVKRVRGDVSATPLPEPLASASQTERVS; encoded by the coding sequence GCCGTCGTGATCGGCGGCGGCATCGCCGGGCTGGCCTCGGCGGCGCTGCTCGCGCGCGATGGTCACGAGGTGACGCTGCTCGAGCAGTCCGACGCCCTCGGCGGGCGCGCCGGGTCGTGGGAGCGCGCCGGCTTCCGCTGGGACACCGGCCCGTCCTGGTATCTCATGCCCGAGGTCTTCGACCACTTTTTCCGGCTGCTCGGCACGACCACCGCCGAGCAACTCGACCTCGTCACCCTCGACCCGGGCTACCGGGTGTTCTCCGAGGACGGCCGGTCTCCGCTCGACATCCGCGCGGACGGCGCAGCCAACCGCGAGCTCTTCGAGAGTGTCGAGCCCGGTGCAGGCGCTGCGCTCGACCGCTACCTCGCTCGCGCCAGGGAGACGTACGCGATGGCGGTGTCGTCGTTCCTCTATGGCACGTTCGCGTCGTTCCGGCCGTTCCTGAGCGGCCGCATCCTGCGTCGGGCGGGTCGGCTCGTCCGTCTGCTGCTGGAGCCTCTCGACCGGTACGTCGCCGGATTCGTCCGCGACGTGCGGCTGCGTCAGATCCTGGGCTACCCGGCCGTCTTCCTCGGCACCTCTCCCGACCGGGCGCCGAGCATGTACAGCCTCATGAGCCACCTCGACCTGGAGGACGGTGTCCGCTACCCGATGGGCGGCTTCACCGCCCTCATCGACCGGGTCGCCGCCCTCGCGGCGGAGGCCGGGGCGGAGCTCGTGACCGGTGCACGCGTGACGGCCATCCGCACGGCGCGCGGCCCGGCGCGCGCCCGCGCCCGCGCCACGGGCGTCTCGTACGTCGACGCGACCGGGGCCGTGCGGGAGCTCGACGCCGATCTCGTCGTGTCGGCCGCCGATCTGCACCTCACGGAGACGCGCCTCGTCCCACCGGAGCTGCGCACGCATCCCGAACGGGCGTGGGAGAAGCGCGACCCCGGCCCCGGGGTCGTCCTGGTGCTGCTGGGCGTGCGTGGCTCGCTGCCCCAGCTCACCCACCACAACCTGTTCTTCACGACGGACTGGGAGGCCAACTTCGACCGGATCTACGGAGCATCGCCCGGGATCCCCGACCCCGCCTCCCTCTACGTGTGCAAACCGAGCGAGACGGACCCGTCCGTGGCGCCGGAGGGGCACGAGAACCTGTTCGTGCTCGTGCCGGTGCCCGCCGACGAGTCCATCGGCTCCGGCGGAGTCGACGGCGGAGGAGACCGGCTGGTCGAGCGGACGGCGGACGCGGCCATCGCCCAGATCGCTGAGTGGGCGGGCATCCCCGACCTGGCGGACCGCATCGTCGTCCGCCGTACTCTCGGACCGGAGGACTTCTCCCGCGATCTCGGAGCCTGGCGCGGTGGAGCGCTCGGCCCCGCCCACACGCTCCGCCAGAGCGCGTTCCTCCGCCCCGGCAACGCGTCTGCACGCATCGACGGGCTGCTCTACGCAGGATGCTCGACCATCCCCGGCATCGGGCTGCCGATGTGCCTGATCAGCGCGGAGCTGGCCGTCAAGCGGGTGCGCGGTGATGTCTCCGCCACGCCGCTGCCCGAGCCCCTCGCCTCCGCGTCGCAGACGGAGCGCGTGTCATGA
- a CDS encoding RNA-binding S4 domain-containing protein produces the protein MPDPSSVRVDAWAWAVRLFKTRSAASDACKAGHLKINGDRAKPSQQVRVGDEVRAFVAGTEKIYVARRLIVKRVGAAVAADCFEDRTPPPPPRAETPTDVTRERGAGRPTKRDRRQIEQLRGR, from the coding sequence GTGCCCGACCCCTCGAGCGTCCGTGTCGACGCGTGGGCGTGGGCCGTCCGGCTGTTCAAGACGCGCTCGGCGGCCTCGGACGCGTGCAAGGCCGGCCACCTGAAGATCAACGGCGACCGCGCCAAGCCGTCGCAGCAGGTGCGGGTGGGCGACGAGGTGCGCGCCTTCGTCGCCGGAACCGAGAAGATCTACGTCGCGCGTCGGCTGATCGTGAAGCGGGTCGGTGCCGCGGTCGCGGCCGACTGCTTCGAGGACCGCACTCCTCCCCCGCCGCCCCGGGCGGAGACGCCCACCGACGTGACGCGTGAGCGCGGCGCAGGACGCCCGACCAAGCGGGACCGGCGGCAGATCGAGCAACTGCGGGGCCGCTGA
- a CDS encoding VOC family protein, producing MVTALDIFSGFSVDDIDAARAFYRDTLGLDCTDGPMGNLDIALPGGSHVFVYPKPDHVPATFTILNLVVADIDAAVDELNGRGVVTTIYDDPNLPTDEKGVLRGRSHNRGPDIAWFRDPAGNVMSVLQD from the coding sequence ATGGTCACCGCACTCGACATCTTCAGCGGGTTCAGCGTCGACGACATCGACGCCGCACGCGCCTTCTACAGGGACACCCTCGGGCTGGACTGCACGGACGGGCCGATGGGCAACCTCGACATCGCCCTCCCGGGAGGGTCGCACGTCTTCGTCTACCCGAAGCCGGACCACGTCCCGGCCACGTTCACGATCCTCAACCTCGTCGTCGCCGACATCGATGCGGCCGTCGACGAACTGAACGGGCGCGGGGTGGTCACGACGATCTACGACGACCCGAACCTCCCGACCGATGAGAAGGGCGTGCTGCGCGGCCGCAGCCACAACCGCGGGCCCGACATCGCGTGGTTCCGCGACCCGGCGGGCAATGTGATGTCGGTGCTGCAGGACTAG
- a CDS encoding lycopene cyclase domain-containing protein, which yields MTLIYLGAVLLSLAAMVLLDARFRLVFWRDPRRASVVIAVGLVFFLAWDVAGIALGIFARGGSRFMTGIELAPELPLEEVFFLLFLCYLTLIVLFGTRALLDRRREGGS from the coding sequence ATGACGCTGATCTACCTCGGGGCCGTGCTGCTCTCGCTCGCCGCGATGGTGCTCCTCGACGCCCGATTCCGGCTCGTGTTCTGGCGCGACCCGCGACGGGCGTCCGTCGTGATCGCCGTGGGGCTGGTCTTCTTCCTGGCCTGGGACGTCGCCGGCATCGCTCTCGGCATCTTCGCCCGCGGCGGGTCGCGCTTCATGACCGGCATCGAGCTGGCGCCGGAGCTGCCCCTCGAGGAGGTCTTCTTCCTCCTGTTCCTCTGCTATCTGACCCTCATCGTGCTCTTCGGCACCCGCGCCCTGCTCGATCGACGGCGGGAGGGAGGCTCGTGA
- a CDS encoding lycopene cyclase domain-containing protein, giving the protein MTYLWLSLVFVAVAVVVLVVALLRAPDRRPLLRRWWLPVVLTGVLIGVLTAVFDNLMIGVGLMTYGAAHLTGLRLGLVPVEDFAYPLAGLLLLPALWLLLRRRPRGTPGEPR; this is encoded by the coding sequence GTGACCTATCTCTGGCTGAGCCTGGTCTTCGTCGCCGTCGCTGTCGTCGTGCTCGTCGTCGCGCTCCTCCGCGCCCCCGACCGGCGGCCCCTTCTGCGGCGCTGGTGGCTCCCGGTGGTCCTCACCGGGGTGCTGATCGGTGTGCTGACCGCCGTGTTCGACAACCTCATGATCGGGGTCGGCCTGATGACGTACGGCGCCGCGCACCTGACCGGCCTGCGGCTGGGACTCGTACCCGTCGAGGACTTCGCGTATCCGCTGGCGGGTCTGCTGCTCCTGCCGGCGCTGTGGCTCCTCCTGCGCCGACGTCCGCGCGGAACGCCGGGGGAGCCCCGATGA
- a CDS encoding prenyltransferase, with product MTTTTAPAPWRQLLLASRPLSWINTAFPFAAAYLLTAGRIDATFVIGTLYFLVPYNLTMYGVNDVFDYESDLRNPRKGGAEGALLDRGMHRRTLIASAVTSVPFLVYLVVVGSPLSWLALAASVFLVLAYSVRGLRFKEIPFLDSTTSSLHFVSPALYGLVLAGAAFTPQLWLVLLAFFLWGVGSHAFGAVQDVVPDREGGIASIATVLGAAATTRLAMAAWALAGVCVLFTAWPGPLAAVLAVPYLLAAAPYWSVPDEQASAANRGWRRFLWINYVCGFAVTLLLIGYALR from the coding sequence ATGACGACCACGACCGCGCCCGCTCCCTGGCGGCAGCTGCTGCTCGCCTCGCGCCCCCTCAGCTGGATCAACACGGCCTTCCCGTTCGCCGCCGCGTACCTGCTCACCGCGGGGCGCATCGACGCGACCTTCGTCATCGGGACGCTCTACTTCCTCGTGCCGTACAACCTCACCATGTACGGGGTGAACGACGTCTTCGACTACGAGTCCGACCTGCGCAACCCGCGCAAGGGCGGTGCAGAGGGCGCCCTGCTCGACCGGGGGATGCACAGGCGTACCCTCATCGCCTCCGCGGTGACCAGCGTGCCGTTCCTGGTGTACCTTGTGGTGGTCGGCTCGCCGCTCTCCTGGCTCGCTCTCGCAGCGAGCGTGTTCCTGGTGCTGGCGTACTCCGTGCGCGGGCTCCGGTTCAAGGAGATCCCGTTCCTGGACTCGACGACCTCCAGCCTCCACTTCGTCAGCCCGGCGCTCTACGGCCTCGTGCTCGCCGGAGCGGCCTTCACCCCGCAACTCTGGCTCGTGCTCCTCGCGTTCTTCCTCTGGGGCGTCGGCAGCCACGCGTTCGGTGCCGTGCAGGATGTGGTTCCGGACCGCGAGGGCGGCATCGCCTCGATCGCCACGGTGCTCGGCGCCGCGGCCACCACCCGCCTCGCGATGGCGGCCTGGGCGCTCGCCGGGGTGTGCGTGCTGTTCACCGCGTGGCCGGGACCGCTCGCCGCGGTTCTGGCCGTGCCGTACCTCCTCGCCGCCGCGCCCTACTGGTCGGTGCCGGACGAACAGGCGAGCGCCGCCAACCGGGGCTGGCGGCGCTTCCTCTGGATCAACTACGTGTGCGGCTTCGCCGTCACGCTGCTGCTCATCGGCTACGCGCTCCGCTGA
- a CDS encoding glyoxalase superfamily protein, protein MAISDWRIELIILPVTDVDRAKEFYVDTLGWNADHDQRVSPTLRFVQVTPPGSACSIAFGESLTEMAPGTMQGLQIVIPDADEALAHLRENGVEAQGVADLAWGRFVTFTDPDGNAWSLQQLPPRP, encoded by the coding sequence ATGGCCATCAGCGATTGGCGCATCGAACTGATCATCCTCCCCGTCACCGACGTGGACAGGGCCAAGGAGTTCTACGTCGACACGCTCGGCTGGAACGCCGACCACGATCAGCGCGTCTCGCCGACGCTGCGGTTCGTACAGGTCACCCCGCCGGGGTCCGCGTGCTCGATCGCCTTCGGTGAGAGCCTGACCGAGATGGCGCCGGGCACGATGCAGGGCCTGCAGATCGTGATCCCCGACGCCGACGAGGCCCTTGCTCACCTGCGCGAGAACGGCGTGGAGGCGCAGGGCGTCGCCGATCTCGCCTGGGGTCGGTTCGTGACTTTCACGGATCCGGACGGCAACGCCTGGTCCCTGCAGCAGCTCCCGCCGCGGCCGTGA